In one Pasteuria penetrans genomic region, the following are encoded:
- a CDS encoding metal ABC transporter permease encodes MMSHIWILLTSSIIASTCAIMGCFLLLRKSAMLGDAIGHSVLFGVAISFYLTGNGNTTFSLIGATLCSWLTGFIIEYLRQKGVPNDAAISVTFTTLFALGVVILKTVANNIDLDLECALFGELMDIPLDTLSMGSWEIPYPLTIMTAVLILILTVLFFLYRPLQISTFDPLLAASLGLPVAFLHHVIMSLVSLTSVTSLKSGGLVLVISMLIIPAATAYLLTRHLSTMLLSSVGIGIMSTMTGYGLAIRWNISSSGAIALAAGGYFVLALLFSPHYGWIGYLCRQKIQLSRD; translated from the coding sequence ATGATGAGTCACATTTGGATCCTACTCACGAGTTCTATCATTGCTTCCACGTGTGCGATCATGGGATGTTTCCTTTTACTGCGAAAATCGGCTATGTTGGGGGATGCTATTGGCCACTCCGTTCTATTCGGAGTTGCTATTTCCTTTTACCTTACAGGAAATGGAAACACAACCTTTTCCCTCATCGGTGCCACCCTATGCAGCTGGCTAACGGGTTTCATTATCGAATACCTCCGCCAGAAGGGTGTTCCCAATGATGCAGCGATCAGTGTCACTTTCACCACTCTGTTTGCCCTAGGGGTTGTCATCCTAAAAACAGTAGCCAATAATATCGATCTCGACCTAGAGTGTGCTCTATTTGGAGAACTCATGGATATACCACTGGATACCCTATCTATGGGTTCCTGGGAAATCCCCTATCCCCTTACAATCATGACGGCCGTCCTGATTCTTATCCTCACGGTCCTCTTCTTCCTCTACCGTCCCCTGCAAATCAGCACCTTTGATCCTCTCCTAGCCGCATCGTTAGGGCTTCCCGTCGCTTTTCTCCATCATGTCATCATGAGTCTGGTTTCCCTAACCAGCGTTACCTCCCTAAAAAGCGGCGGTCTGGTTCTTGTCATTTCCATGCTCATCATACCGGCCGCCACCGCCTATCTGCTGACACGCCACTTGTCCACTATGCTCTTATCCAGCGTGGGAATTGGTATTATGAGTACGATGACGGGTTATGGGTTGGCCATACGATGGAACATATCCTCCTCAGGGGCTATCGCATTAGCCGCGGGTGGATATTTTGTTCTTGCCCTTCTCTTCTCCCCCCATTATGGCTGGATTGGATATCTCTGTCGTCAAAAAATTCAACTATCCCGTGACTGA